From Xylanibacter oryzae DSM 17970, a single genomic window includes:
- a CDS encoding AAA family ATPase, translated as MQKYADYIKRIEIDSLWSGHKHIVWDLDKKVNILSGINGEGKSTILNKVEKGLSPGGEFASHALRGVHLTVSPAEATWIRFDVIKSFDRPLMYAEIANKIEENGVNTDLDWQIYQLQRRYLDYQVNIGNRIISTLQSCAADAAAKAQKISEPKIKFQNLIDELFASTRKTLIRTKNEIRFLQTEEELTPYQLSSGEKQMLAILLTVLIEDNQHYILFMDEPEVSLHIEWQERLIDMILELNPNVQIILTTHSPAVIVNGWTDSVTEVSDITDQVEGKK; from the coding sequence ATGCAGAAATACGCTGACTATATCAAAAGAATTGAGATTGATTCACTATGGAGTGGTCACAAACATATTGTATGGGATCTTGACAAAAAAGTCAATATTTTAAGCGGTATTAACGGTGAAGGCAAAAGTACAATTCTCAACAAGGTTGAAAAAGGCTTATCTCCTGGTGGAGAATTCGCTAGTCACGCACTTAGGGGGGTACATCTTACTGTATCACCAGCAGAAGCAACATGGATTCGATTCGATGTCATTAAAAGTTTCGATAGGCCACTTATGTATGCTGAAATTGCTAACAAAATTGAGGAGAATGGTGTAAATACTGATTTGGATTGGCAAATTTATCAATTACAGAGACGTTATCTTGACTATCAAGTAAATATAGGTAACCGTATAATATCTACTTTACAGAGTTGTGCAGCAGATGCGGCAGCTAAAGCACAAAAAATTTCTGAACCAAAAATAAAATTTCAAAACTTGATTGATGAACTATTCGCAAGTACAAGAAAGACACTTATAAGAACAAAAAATGAAATCCGTTTTTTACAGACAGAAGAAGAACTTACTCCATACCAATTGTCTAGTGGTGAAAAACAAATGCTGGCAATACTACTCACCGTCCTTATCGAAGATAACCAACATTACATTTTGTTTATGGATGAACCTGAAGTTAGTTTGCATATTGAATGGCAAGAGCGTCTAATTGATATGATATTGGAATTGAACCCTAATGTCCAGATTATACTTACGACACACTCACCTGCAGTTATTGTAAATGGTTGGACAGATAGTGTCACAGAGGTTTCTGATATCACAGACCAAGTAGAAGGTAAAAAATGA
- a CDS encoding DMT family transporter, with translation MDNKRQLIAHLSMLLACIFWGLMAPLGKDAMTHGITGIDMVTFRVIGGALLFWFSSLFVKHEKISRHDLFMLFFAGIFGLVCNQCCYTIGLSITSPVNASIVVTSMPIFTMILAAIILHEPITSKKVLGVFLGCIGAVALILTSASATSDKVGDIRGDLLCMLAQLSFALYLTLFNHLVKRYSVFTINKWMFTSAVFIIVPFSFHHVASISWSVVPVKTWIETGYVVLFGTYISYILTMVGQKTLRPTVVSAYNYVQPMVSVTVSILLGIGVFKLGQAFSVIFVFAGVWLVNKSKSRADIVNGK, from the coding sequence ATGGATAACAAAAGACAACTTATAGCTCACCTTTCAATGTTGCTAGCCTGTATATTTTGGGGACTTATGGCTCCACTTGGTAAGGATGCTATGACTCATGGAATTACAGGGATAGACATGGTAACATTCAGAGTAATAGGAGGGGCATTATTGTTTTGGTTTTCATCATTATTTGTAAAGCATGAAAAAATATCCCGTCATGACCTTTTTATGTTATTTTTCGCTGGTATTTTTGGTCTTGTTTGTAACCAATGCTGTTATACTATTGGACTTAGTATTACGTCTCCTGTAAATGCAAGTATCGTAGTTACGTCTATGCCTATCTTTACTATGATATTGGCAGCAATAATACTTCATGAACCTATTACCAGTAAGAAAGTATTAGGTGTATTTTTAGGTTGTATAGGTGCTGTAGCTCTTATACTTACAAGCGCTTCAGCTACAAGTGATAAGGTTGGTGATATACGAGGAGATTTGTTGTGCATGCTTGCTCAATTGTCTTTTGCACTTTACCTAACTCTTTTCAACCATTTAGTAAAGAGATATTCCGTGTTTACGATAAATAAATGGATGTTTACTTCTGCCGTTTTTATTATAGTCCCTTTTTCATTCCATCATGTCGCTTCGATATCGTGGAGTGTCGTACCAGTGAAGACTTGGATCGAAACAGGATATGTAGTTTTGTTTGGAACGTATATTAGCTATATACTTACAATGGTAGGTCAGAAAACGTTACGACCTACAGTTGTAAGTGCATATAATTATGTTCAACCGATGGTATCTGTAACGGTAAGTATACTACTAGGAATAGGGGTCTTTAAGTTAGGACAAGCTTTCTCTGTTATTTTTGTTTTCGCTGGTGTTTGGCTCGTAAATAAATCAAAAAGCAGGGCTGATATTGTTAATGGCAAATAA